A stretch of the Capsicum annuum cultivar UCD-10X-F1 chromosome 8, UCD10Xv1.1, whole genome shotgun sequence genome encodes the following:
- the LOC107845378 gene encoding leucine-rich repeat receptor-like protein kinase PXL1 — protein MKIHLFCLLITGFFFVSSNGVEVSTLLALKSSLVDPMDHLKDWSLANNGSSSNSSVHCKWTGVLCNSKGYVERLDLSNMNLSGRVSDQIQGLQSLTSLNLCCNDFSTSLPKSLANLTCLKSIDVSQNNFVGKFPAGFGMANSGLRYVNASSNNFEGLLPEDLGNATLLEIMDFGGNFLEGTIPASFKNLQNLKFLGLSGNNLSGEIPRELGELKAAETIILGYNQFEGSIPAEFGNMSNLQYLDLAVGTLSSQIPAELGKLKNLTTVYLYQNSFEGKIPAEIGNITSLVYLDLSDNKISGEIPNELAGLKNLQLLNLMCNNLTGPIPTKLGELENLEILELWKNSLNGSLPMNLGRKSPLQWLDVSSNSLTGEIPTGLCNSGNLTKLILFNNSFSGPIPLGLANCSSLVRVRIQNNLLSGIIPIGFGTLAMLQRLELAKNNLTGEIPADFTRSTTLSFIDVSSNHLESSLPCSILSIPSLQTFLVSNNNLEGNIPDQFQDSPFLSLLDLSSNHFSGKIPQSIASCEKLVNLNLRNNQFSGEIPTHIATLPTLSILDLSNNSLVGKIPMDFGSSPALEMLNLSYNKLEGPVPSNGILMTINPNDLIGNAGLCGGILPPCSQSLTITSNVRKTHVNHIIVGFIVGISVTLAVGIMVLAGRWDLCNSFFKDCRHFNKKNLEWPWRLVAFQRLNFTSSDILACLKESNVIGIGGNGIVYKAEIQRPYSVVAVKKLWRSDGDIEAGDDLFAEVDLLGKLRHRNIVRLLGYLHNETDVMMLSEYMPNGNLGAALHGKMLVDWLSRYNVALGVAHGLAYLHHDCHPPVIHRDVKSSNILLDSDFEARIADFGLARMMLHKNETVSMVAGSYGYIAPEYGYTLKVDEKSDIYSYGVVLLELLTGKMPLDPLFGGESSIDIVEWVRRKVNNKASEEALDADVAGQCKHVHEEMLLVLKIALLCTAKLPKERPSMRDIIAMLGEAKPTRKSICQSWGYSTGSANKDKLIFAHSPVIGLL, from the exons ATGAAAATTCATCTGTTTTGCTTGTTAATCACTGGTTTCTTTTTTGTTTCATCCAATGGGGTTGAAGTTTCTACATTGCTAGCACTAAAGTCTAGTCTTGTTGATCCAATGGATCATCTCAAAGATTGGAGTTTGGCAAACAATGGAAGCAGCTCAAATTCTTCTGTTCATTGTAAATGGACTGGTGTCTTGTGCAACTCCAAAGGCTATGTAGAGAGACTTGATTTGTCAAACATGAATCTCAGTGGCAGAGTTTCAGATCAAATTCAAGGGCTGCAAAGTCTAACTTCACTCAATCTTTGCTGCAATGATTTCTCCACATCATTGCCAAAGTCATTAGCCAATCTGACTTGTTTGAAGAGCATCGATGTGAGCCAGAACAACTTTGTTGGCAAGTTCCCTGCTGGTTTTGGAATGGCAAATTCTGGCTTGAGATATGTCAATGCCTCCAGCAATAACTTCGAGGGGCTTCTCCCTGAGGACCTTGGCAATGCTACGTTGCTCGAAATCATGGATTTTGGAGGGAATTTCCTTGAAGGTACAATACCTGCATCTTTCAAGAATCTGCAGAATTTGAAGTTTCTTGGCCTATCTGGGAATAATCTTTCTGGAGAGATCCCTCGCGAGCTTGGTGAATTGAAGGCTGCGGAGACTATAATTCTTGGATACAATCAATTTGAAGGTTCGATTCCCGCTGAGTTTGGTAATATGAGTAACCTTCAGTATCTTGACTTGGCTGTTGGCACTTTAAGTAGCCAAATTCCAGCTGAATTAGGCAAGCTGAAGAACCTGACCACAGTGTACTTGTATCAAAACAGTTTTGAAGGGAAGATTCCAGCTGAAATTGGAAATATCACATCTTTAGTTTACTTAGATCTTTCTGACAACAAAATTTCTGGGGAGATTCCCAATGAGTTAGCAGGTTTGAAGAATTTGCAGCTGCTAAATCTCATGTGCAATAACTTAACTGGTCCTATTCCTACCAAGCTTGGTGAGTTAGAAAATCTTGAGATACTTGAACTATGGAAAAATTCTTTAAATGGTTCTTTGCCAATGAatcttgggagaaaatctcccttGCAGTGGTTAGATGTTTCTTCGAATTCCTTGACAGGTGAGATCCCTACTGGCTTGTGTAATTCTGGCAATCTAACAAAGCTCATTCTCTTTAACAATTCCTTCTCTGGACCAATCCCATTAGGCCTTGCTAATTGCTCTTCACTTGTCCGAGTTAGAATCCAAAATAATCTTCTTTCAGGCATAATACCAATTGGCTTTGGAACACTTGCTATGCTCCAAAGATTGGAATTGGCTAAAAACAATCTGACTGGTGAAATTCCTGCGGATTTCACTCgctccaccactctttcttttaTCGATGTCTCCTCGAACCACCTTGAATCATCTTTGCCTTGTAGTATTTTGTCCATTCCTAGCCTGCAAACCTTCCTAGTCTCCAATAACAATCTTGAAGGCAACATCCCTGACCAATTCCAAGATAGTCCTTTCCTTTCTTTGCTTGACCTTTCGAGCAACCATTTCTCAGGGAAAATTCCTCAGAGTATAGCTTCATGTGAAAAGCTGGTGAATCTTAATCTAAGAAACAACCAATTCAGTGGTGAAATCCCAACTCACATAGCCACATTGCCAACTTTATCGATTCTTGATTTATCAAACAACTCCCTAGTTGGAAAAATACCAATGGACTTTGGTAGCTCTCCAGCTCTAGAGATGCTTAATCTGTCCTACAACAAGCTTGAGGGTCCAGTTCCAAGCAATGGTATACTCATGACCATTAATCCGAATGATCTGATCGGAAATGCTGGTCTTTGTGGTGGCATACTTCCACCGTGTTCTCAAAGTCTCACCATCACTTCAAATGTGAGGAAGACTCATGTCAATCACATAATCGTGGGATTCATTGTTGGAATCTCAGTTACCTTAGCTGTTGGGATCATGGTTCTAGCAGGGAGATGGGACTTGTGCAACAGCTTTTTCAAAGATTGTCGTCATTTCAACAAGAAGAACTTAGAATGGCCTTGGAGGCTTGTAGCATTCCAGAGGCTTAACTTCACAAGTAGTGATATTCTGGCATGCCTAAAGGAGTCAAATGTGATAGGCATTGGTGGCAATGGAATTGTCTACAAGGCTGAGATTCAGAGGCCCTATTCTGTTGTAGCAGTTAAAAAGTTGTGGAGATCCGATGGAGACATTGAAGCAGGAGATGATCTCTTTGCAGAGGTTGATCTTTTAGGGAAGCTTCGTCACAGGAACATCGTTAGGCTATTAGGCTATCTTCACAATGAGACTGATGTCATGATGTTATCCGAATACATGCCTAATGGAAATCTCGGAGCTGCTTTACATGGGAAAATGCTCGTAGATTGGTTGTCGAGATACAATGTTGCCCTTGGTGTTGCTCATGGGCTCGCTTATCTTCACCACGATTGTCATCCGCCAGTCATACATCGCGATGTCAAGTCAAGCAACATTCTACTAGATTCAGATTTTGAGGCAAGAATTGCAGATTTTGGCTTGGCAAGGATGATGCTTCACAAGAATGAGACCGTTTCTATGGTGGCAGGATCCTATGGCTATATAGCACCAG AATATGGATACACATTGAAAGTTGATGAGAAGAGTGATATATACAGCTATGGGGTGGTGCTTTTGGAGCTTCTGACAGGAAAAATGCCGCTAGACCCTTTGTTCGGAGGAGAATCATCTATCGACATTGTAGAATGGGTTAGAAGGAAAGTAAACAACAAGGCATCAGAAGAAGCACTAGATGCTGATGTAGCTGGCCAATGTAAACATGTCCATGAAGAAATGCTTCTTGTCCTCAAGATTGCACTTCTTTGCACCGCCAAGCTTCCCAAAGAACGGCCATCAATGAGAGACATTATAGCCATGCTTGGAGAGGCAAAACCAACAAGGAAAAGTATTTGCCAGAGTTGGGGTTATAGCACTGGCAGTGCTAACAAAGACAAGTTAATCTTTGCACATTCACCAGTTATAGGCCTTCTATAA